Proteins from a single region of Primulina tabacum isolate GXHZ01 chromosome 5, ASM2559414v2, whole genome shotgun sequence:
- the LOC142546136 gene encoding uncharacterized protein LOC142546136 isoform X1, whose translation MSFTGPSIGSAAAGRAIKRTFEFGRTYVVRPKGKHQATIVWLHGLGDNGNSWSTLLETLPLPNIKWICPTAPQQPITLFGGFPSTAWFDVNDLSENASDDLEGLDASAAYVASLLVNEPPNIKLGVGGFSMGAATSLYSATCFAHGKCGNGNQYSTNLSAVVGLSGWLPCAKNLSNKIDGVEGAAGRAVSLPILLCHGRGDDVVSHKFGEKSSEKFSSSGFQNVIFKSYPGLGHYTIPEEMDEVCAWLTSKLELEGQ comes from the exons CTGCAGCTGGTAGAGCTATTAAGAGAACATTTGAGTTTGGACGAACATATGTAGTGAGACCGAAAGGCAAACACCAGGCTACTATTGTTTGGCTACATGGCCTTGGAGACAATGGGAATAG CTGGTCCACGCTCTTGGAGACCCTTCCGCTTCCAAAT ATAAAATGGATCTGCCCGACTGCTCCTCAACAGCCAATAACTTTATTTGGTGGTTTCCCTTCAACTGCTT GGTTTGACGTAAATGATCTTTCGGAAAATGCTAGTGATGATTTAGAGGGTTTGGATGCTTCAGCTGCATATGTTGCGAGCTTATTGGTTAATGAGCCCCCTAACA TCAAGCTGGGTGTTGGAGGCTTCAGCATGGGTGCGGCTACCTCTCTCTACTCTGCAACTTGCTTTGCTCATGGAAAATGTGGGAATGGCAACCAGTACTCAACGAATTTGAGTGCAGTTGTTGGATTAAGTGGCTGGCTTCCCTGTGCAAA GAATCTGAGTAATAAAATTGATGGTGTGGAAGGGGCTGCAGGGCGTGCTGTGTCATTGCCTATTTTGCTTTGTCATGGTAGAG GAGACGATGTAGTTTCTCATAAATTTGGTGAGAAGTCTTCAGAGAAGTTTTCTTCTTCTGGATTTcaaaatgttatatttaaatcataTCCTGG GCTGGGTCACTACACTATCCCGGAGGAAATGGATGAAGTTTGCGCGTGGCTAACTTCAAAACTCGAACTGGAGGGACAATAA
- the LOC142546136 gene encoding uncharacterized protein LOC142546136 isoform X2: protein MSFTGPSIGSAGRAIKRTFEFGRTYVVRPKGKHQATIVWLHGLGDNGNSWSTLLETLPLPNIKWICPTAPQQPITLFGGFPSTAWFDVNDLSENASDDLEGLDASAAYVASLLVNEPPNIKLGVGGFSMGAATSLYSATCFAHGKCGNGNQYSTNLSAVVGLSGWLPCAKNLSNKIDGVEGAAGRAVSLPILLCHGRGDDVVSHKFGEKSSEKFSSSGFQNVIFKSYPGLGHYTIPEEMDEVCAWLTSKLELEGQ, encoded by the exons CTGGTAGAGCTATTAAGAGAACATTTGAGTTTGGACGAACATATGTAGTGAGACCGAAAGGCAAACACCAGGCTACTATTGTTTGGCTACATGGCCTTGGAGACAATGGGAATAG CTGGTCCACGCTCTTGGAGACCCTTCCGCTTCCAAAT ATAAAATGGATCTGCCCGACTGCTCCTCAACAGCCAATAACTTTATTTGGTGGTTTCCCTTCAACTGCTT GGTTTGACGTAAATGATCTTTCGGAAAATGCTAGTGATGATTTAGAGGGTTTGGATGCTTCAGCTGCATATGTTGCGAGCTTATTGGTTAATGAGCCCCCTAACA TCAAGCTGGGTGTTGGAGGCTTCAGCATGGGTGCGGCTACCTCTCTCTACTCTGCAACTTGCTTTGCTCATGGAAAATGTGGGAATGGCAACCAGTACTCAACGAATTTGAGTGCAGTTGTTGGATTAAGTGGCTGGCTTCCCTGTGCAAA GAATCTGAGTAATAAAATTGATGGTGTGGAAGGGGCTGCAGGGCGTGCTGTGTCATTGCCTATTTTGCTTTGTCATGGTAGAG GAGACGATGTAGTTTCTCATAAATTTGGTGAGAAGTCTTCAGAGAAGTTTTCTTCTTCTGGATTTcaaaatgttatatttaaatcataTCCTGG GCTGGGTCACTACACTATCCCGGAGGAAATGGATGAAGTTTGCGCGTGGCTAACTTCAAAACTCGAACTGGAGGGACAATAA